In Spirochaetota bacterium, the genomic window TTTATAAGTTTCGTAAATCTAGTATTATTAACTACAGAAATTTATTGAAGAAATTTGAAACATAGATTTAAAATCAGATAAATTTCTTGGAGTATCACATAATGAGGGCCAAATATGGCGAAAATAGCAATGTTTGAAATTAAAGAAAGTTGGGAAAAATCATTTTACCAAAAAGAATTGAAAGGACATGAAATTAAGTTCTTCAAGCAAACAATTCAGGAAGTTAAGCCTGAGTCTTACTCTAACGCAGATATAATATCAACCTTTATATACTCAAGAGTAACTAAAGATATCATTGATAACACACCTAACCTGAGGTTTATCACTACCAGATCAACAGGTTTTGACCATATTGATTGTAATCACGCTAAGAGCAAAGGAATAAGTGTTTCAAATGTTCCAAATTATGGTGAAAACACCGTAGCGGAACACACATTCGCCCTGATACTATCACTCTCAAGAAACATTCATAAGTCTTATGTCAGAACAATAAGAGGTGAATTCTCTATTGAAGGATTGAGAGGATTTGACTTAAGAGGTAAAACAATAGGCATAGTAGGAACTGGTAGAATAGGACTTCATGTTGTGAAAATGGCTCTTGGTTTTGGTATGAATGTCATAGCTTATGATAGAAATCCAAATACTCTTATGAGTAGTCTTTTAGGTTTTAGGTATGTAAGCTTTGACGAACTTATCTCCACATCTGATATCATATCTTTACACATACCTTACTTCCCAGAAACTCATCACTTGATAAACATAGAAGCTGTAAAGAAAATGAAAAAAGGAGTAATAATAATA contains:
- a CDS encoding hydroxyacid dehydrogenase, with translation MAKIAMFEIKESWEKSFYQKELKGHEIKFFKQTIQEVKPESYSNADIISTFIYSRVTKDIIDNTPNLRFITTRSTGFDHIDCNHAKSKGISVSNVPNYGENTVAEHTFALILSLSRNIHKSYVRTIRGEFSIEGLRGFDLRGKTIGIVGTGRIGLHVVKMALGFGMNVIAYDRNPNTLMSSLLGFRYVSFDELISTSDIISLHIPYFPETHHLINIEAVKKMKKGVIIINTSRGGLIDNDALLYGLNKGIIAGVGLDVIEGEEALMKEDNLLTNSSDYSKLVTALQSNILLHRENVVFTPHNAFNSIESVRRIAQTTVDNIKSFLQNKLINVVNK